The following proteins are co-located in the Nocardioides piscis genome:
- a CDS encoding carbohydrate ABC transporter permease, whose product MKKLGVPIGVTLILLWCLLPVAWIISLSFKSEESITAGNPGFLPGEGTFAGWANYDKVLSDPLYDYFPRAILNSIGISLIATALSVIVATLAAYAIARLEFKGKRLVLSLALVIAMFPVVSLVGPLFDMWRTLGIYDTWIGLIIPYMSFTLPLAIWTLSAFFREIPWEMEQAAQVDGATSWQAFRKVIVPLAAPGVFTAAILTFFFAWNDFVFGISLTSTEAARPIPASLAFFVGADPFNRPASLLAAAAVISTIPIIIIVLLFQRKIVAGLTSGAVKG is encoded by the coding sequence ATGAAGAAGCTCGGAGTCCCCATCGGGGTGACGCTCATCTTGCTGTGGTGCCTGCTCCCCGTGGCCTGGATCATCTCCTTGTCGTTCAAGTCCGAGGAGTCCATCACCGCGGGCAACCCCGGCTTCCTGCCGGGCGAGGGCACCTTCGCGGGGTGGGCCAACTACGACAAGGTCCTCAGCGACCCGCTCTACGACTACTTCCCCCGCGCGATCCTCAACTCCATCGGCATCAGCCTGATCGCCACGGCGCTCTCGGTGATCGTGGCCACCCTGGCGGCATACGCCATCGCCCGCCTCGAGTTCAAGGGCAAGCGCCTGGTGCTGTCGCTGGCGCTGGTGATCGCGATGTTCCCGGTGGTGTCGCTGGTCGGGCCGCTGTTCGACATGTGGCGCACCCTGGGGATCTATGACACCTGGATCGGCCTGATCATCCCCTACATGTCGTTCACGCTGCCGCTGGCGATCTGGACCCTGTCGGCCTTCTTCCGCGAGATCCCGTGGGAGATGGAGCAGGCGGCCCAGGTCGACGGGGCGACGTCGTGGCAGGCCTTCCGCAAGGTGATCGTGCCGCTGGCGGCACCCGGGGTGTTCACCGCGGCGATCCTGACGTTCTTCTTCGCCTGGAACGACTTCGTCTTCGGGATCTCGCTGACCTCGACCGAGGCGGCACGACCCATCCCGGCGTCACTGGCCTTCTTCGTGGGGGCCGATCCGTTCAACCGGCCGGCGTCCCTGCTGGCGGCCGCAGCGGTGATCTCAACGATCCCGATCATCATCATCGTCCTGCTGTTCCAGCGCAAGATCGTCGCTGGACTCACCTCCGGCGCAGTGAAGGGTTGA
- a CDS encoding ABC transporter ATP-binding protein, translating into MSAINMKNIVKKYGDGFPAVNDVSIDVADGEFMILVGPSGCGKSTLLRMIVGLEDITSGDMIIGDRKVNDLAPRDRNLAMVFQNYALYPHLTVYENIAFPLRLAGAKDSEVDEKVRNASKTLELDEHLDRKPGNLSGGQRQRVAMGRAIVRDADAFLFDEPLSNLDAKLRGQMRTEIARLQKKLGITTVYVTHDQTEAMTLGDRVAVMKRGILQQLATPRELYENPGNLFVAGFIGSPPMNFVPAEVDGTSVKMPFGTVQIPEARSKNAQGKGLLIAGIRPQHFEDASVMQTKKEGSTFKTTVDVVEWLGNEAYAYIPFEAPPEVKEQLTQLEKDLDGEAMRTQLVVSLDGASKIREGDEAEIWVDAEKIHLFDPATGENLTVDLEHAGRIHGHEDPKSMARAEKMADQGEEIHSAEKS; encoded by the coding sequence ATGTCTGCCATCAACATGAAGAACATCGTCAAGAAGTACGGCGACGGCTTCCCGGCCGTCAACGACGTCAGCATCGACGTGGCCGACGGGGAGTTCATGATCCTCGTCGGTCCCTCCGGCTGCGGGAAGTCGACCCTGCTGCGGATGATCGTGGGGCTCGAGGACATCACCTCGGGCGACATGATCATCGGCGACCGCAAGGTCAACGACCTGGCGCCGCGCGACCGCAACCTGGCGATGGTGTTCCAGAACTATGCGCTCTATCCCCACCTCACGGTCTACGAGAACATCGCCTTCCCCCTCCGGCTGGCCGGGGCCAAGGACAGCGAGGTCGACGAGAAGGTCCGCAACGCCTCGAAGACCCTCGAGCTCGACGAGCACCTCGACCGCAAGCCCGGCAACCTCTCGGGTGGTCAGCGTCAGCGGGTCGCGATGGGTCGCGCCATCGTCCGCGACGCGGACGCGTTCCTCTTCGACGAGCCGCTGTCCAACCTCGACGCCAAGCTGCGCGGGCAGATGCGCACCGAGATCGCCCGCCTGCAGAAGAAGCTCGGCATCACCACGGTCTATGTCACCCACGACCAGACCGAGGCGATGACGCTCGGCGACCGGGTCGCAGTGATGAAGCGCGGGATCCTGCAGCAGCTCGCGACACCGCGCGAGCTGTACGAGAACCCCGGCAACCTCTTCGTCGCCGGCTTCATCGGCTCCCCGCCGATGAACTTCGTGCCTGCCGAGGTCGACGGCACCTCGGTCAAGATGCCCTTCGGCACCGTCCAGATCCCCGAGGCCCGGTCGAAGAACGCCCAGGGCAAGGGGCTCCTCATCGCCGGCATCCGGCCCCAGCACTTCGAGGACGCATCGGTGATGCAGACCAAGAAGGAGGGCTCGACCTTCAAGACCACGGTCGACGTGGTCGAGTGGCTCGGCAACGAGGCCTATGCCTACATCCCGTTCGAGGCTCCGCCCGAGGTCAAGGAGCAGCTCACGCAGCTGGAGAAGGACCTGGACGGCGAGGCGATGCGCACCCAGCTCGTCGTGTCCCTCGACGGTGCGAGCAAGATCAGGGAGGGCGACGAGGCGGAGATCTGGGTCGACGCCGAGAAGATCCACCTCTTCGACCCCGCCACCGGCGAGAACCTCACCGTCGACCTGGAGCACGCAGGCCGGATCCACGGCCATGAGGATCCCAAGTCAATGGCCAGGGCAGAGAAGATGGCTGACCAGGGCGAGGAGATCCACTCCGCCGAGAAGTCCTGA
- a CDS encoding DUF1707 SHOCT-like domain-containing protein yields MGEMENRPHDPSQMRIGDDDRHKVAELLRTAAGEGRLDLDELDERLEATWSAKTYADLIPITADLHPAAPVAHALVPRAGAGAPAVPGHASSVAIMGDCKRRGAWHVPANHAAFSLMGSVVLDLREATLTSPDTLINASAIMGDVKILVPAHFHVVVDGTPIMGDYGQGRDKVPADLRPDSPTVRVRGMALMGSVQVQRLPAPGTPKKYLGSY; encoded by the coding sequence ATGGGGGAGATGGAGAACCGGCCGCACGACCCGTCGCAGATGCGCATCGGCGACGACGACCGCCACAAGGTGGCAGAGCTCCTCCGGACAGCGGCGGGAGAGGGCCGGCTCGACCTCGACGAGCTCGACGAGCGGCTCGAGGCCACGTGGAGCGCCAAGACGTATGCCGACCTGATCCCCATCACCGCAGACCTTCACCCAGCAGCGCCGGTCGCCCACGCGCTGGTGCCCCGGGCCGGTGCGGGAGCCCCCGCAGTTCCGGGTCACGCCAGCTCGGTGGCGATCATGGGCGACTGCAAACGTCGCGGCGCATGGCACGTCCCGGCCAACCATGCGGCGTTCTCGCTGATGGGCAGCGTCGTGCTCGACCTGCGCGAGGCGACGCTGACCAGCCCCGACACCCTGATCAATGCCAGCGCGATCATGGGCGACGTCAAGATCCTCGTCCCCGCGCACTTCCACGTCGTCGTCGACGGCACGCCGATCATGGGTGACTACGGCCAGGGCAGGGACAAGGTGCCGGCCGACCTGCGACCGGACTCGCCCACCGTGCGCGTGCGAGGGATGGCCTTGATGGGCTCGGTCCAGGTCCAGCGGCTGCCAGCCCCGGGAACCCCCAAGAAATACCTCGGCAGCTACTGA